From a single Streptomyces sp. NBC_01264 genomic region:
- a CDS encoding BlaI/MecI/CopY family transcriptional regulator, producing MAEEGPDARRPHGELVADVLAILWAADGPMTPQQINAALGRDLARTTVTTILARLYEKGTVLRTREGRGFAYAAADDAAGLAAGRMHRELERGPQRDLVLKRFVSSLSGDDEEALRRLLLEAAEGE from the coding sequence GCCCGGACGCGAGGCGTCCGCACGGGGAGCTCGTCGCGGACGTACTGGCGATCCTGTGGGCGGCCGACGGGCCGATGACTCCACAGCAGATCAACGCCGCGCTCGGCCGGGACCTGGCGAGGACGACGGTGACGACGATCCTGGCCCGCCTGTACGAGAAGGGCACCGTCCTGCGGACCCGCGAGGGCCGGGGCTTCGCCTACGCCGCCGCGGACGACGCCGCCGGGCTGGCGGCCGGACGCATGCACCGGGAACTCGAACGGGGGCCGCAGCGCGACCTCGTCCTGAAGCGGTTCGTGTCCTCGCTGTCCGGAGACGACGAGGAGGCGCTCAGGCGCCTGCTCCTGGAGGCGGCGGAGGGCGAATGA
- a CDS encoding M48 family metalloprotease, with translation MTLALALVALTLALPWGAAAATRGLAALLPPREACAALTSAAVLLAGGTVAALIGLLHVPFLAALERIPPARAAAEWPAAVPVSAAAGAALAFQAVRTTRRWFAYRSVLARAWASTSDAVSDGDLLVVTDGGPRAYALPAWCGHAGRVVVTTGMLRTLGRAEREVLLGHERAHLRGRHHLLSLAVDLAAAVHPALRSLRPALDFHLERWADESAASAVGDRRLTATAIARAALAASTAEKRPENRGPLLTVGTGPVPQRVEALLRPVPLRPRSHRTRAALAGLVTAVSVSAPSGLVLAYWLHEYVELTARALLAD, from the coding sequence ATGACCCTCGCCCTCGCCCTGGTCGCGCTGACCCTGGCCCTCCCCTGGGGCGCGGCGGCCGCGACCCGCGGGCTCGCCGCGCTCCTGCCGCCGCGCGAAGCGTGCGCGGCGCTCACCTCGGCGGCCGTCCTGCTGGCCGGCGGCACGGTGGCGGCACTGATCGGCCTGCTCCACGTACCGTTCCTCGCGGCCCTGGAGCGGATCCCGCCGGCGCGGGCGGCTGCCGAGTGGCCCGCCGCCGTGCCGGTCTCCGCCGCGGCCGGTGCGGCTCTGGCGTTCCAGGCCGTACGGACGACCCGCCGCTGGTTCGCGTACCGCTCGGTGCTCGCGCGGGCGTGGGCGTCCACCAGTGACGCCGTGTCCGACGGCGACCTCCTGGTCGTCACGGATGGCGGCCCGCGGGCCTACGCCCTGCCCGCGTGGTGCGGGCACGCCGGTCGGGTCGTCGTGACGACGGGCATGCTCCGCACCCTCGGCCGGGCCGAGCGGGAGGTCCTGCTCGGGCACGAGCGGGCCCACCTGAGGGGCCGCCACCACCTGCTGTCCCTGGCCGTGGACCTGGCCGCCGCGGTGCACCCCGCCCTACGGTCCCTGCGGCCGGCCCTGGACTTCCACCTGGAGCGGTGGGCGGACGAGTCGGCAGCCTCCGCCGTGGGCGACCGGCGCCTCACGGCGACCGCGATCGCACGCGCGGCACTGGCCGCCTCGACCGCGGAGAAGCGGCCCGAGAACCGCGGACCCCTGCTGACGGTGGGCACCGGACCCGTTCCGCAACGGGTCGAGGCGCTGCTGCGGCCGGTGCCCCTCCGGCCGCGGAGCCACCGGACCCGCGCGGCCCTCGCCGGACTCGTGACGGCGGTGTCGGTTTCGGCCCCGTCGGGCCTGGTCCTGGCCTACTGGCTGCACGAATACGTGGAGCTCACCGCCAGGGCCCTCCTCGCCGACTGA
- a CDS encoding MarR family winged helix-turn-helix transcriptional regulator translates to MSPGTPGFLAYGPAIGCDVYDRGSGSSSPSEEIAYLLAEAGRAVDALMAERPGMRLLGPLHQTVLRTLADLGPHARLDLAEQLQAAPAAVAQAVDDLLAQGLMQAMVINLGGRHEVVALTPAGVAALTTMRNDLESLHGTLLASLTKGERAQLRYLLRRIRASATRAGVL, encoded by the coding sequence GTGAGCCCAGGTACGCCCGGCTTCCTTGCCTACGGCCCGGCGATTGGATGCGACGTGTACGACAGGGGTAGCGGATCTTCGAGCCCCTCGGAGGAGATCGCGTACCTGCTGGCTGAAGCAGGCAGGGCGGTGGACGCCCTGATGGCCGAGCGGCCGGGCATGCGCCTCCTGGGCCCCCTCCACCAGACGGTCCTCAGGACGCTGGCGGATCTGGGACCGCACGCCCGGCTCGATCTCGCCGAGCAGCTCCAGGCGGCGCCGGCCGCCGTCGCGCAGGCGGTCGACGACCTCCTCGCGCAGGGCCTGATGCAGGCCATGGTCATCAACCTGGGCGGCCGGCACGAGGTGGTGGCCCTCACTCCCGCCGGTGTCGCGGCCCTGACGACGATGCGGAACGATCTGGAATCCCTGCACGGCACACTGCTGGCATCCCTCACGAAGGGCGAGCGCGCCCAGCTGCGCTACCTCCTGCGCCGGATCCGCGCTTCGGCCACCCGCGCGGGCGTGCTGTGA
- a CDS encoding IS5 family transposase (programmed frameshift): protein MSADLVPDDLWERVAPLLPERPARRFRYPGRLPVDDRAALRAIVYVLCKGVSWRDVPAERFGCSGVTAWRRLRDWTEAGVWPRLHEVLLAELRAAGLLDMDDAAIDASHVRALKRGAHTGPSPVDRARPGSKHHLIVDRHGTPLVVSLTSGNRHDVTQLMPLLNAIPRIRGLRGRPRHRPRRLFADRGYDFDKYRRLIRARGITPRIARRGTLHGSGLGKTRWVVERTFAWLHQFKRLRIRYEIRADLHLGLLQLACSIICLRRLRTSF, encoded by the exons GTGTCTGCTGATCTCGTGCCTGATGACCTGTGGGAACGTGTGGCCCCATTGTTGCCGGAGCGGCCGGCCAGGCGGTTTCGGTATCCCGGGCGGCTGCCGGTAGACGATCGTGCGGCGTTGAGGGCCATCGTTTACGTGCTGTGCAAGGGCGTGAGCTGGCGGGACGTTCCCGCTGAGCGGTTCGGCTGCAGTGGTGTGACGGCCTGGCGCCGGCTTCGGGACTGGACCGAGGCAGGCGTGTGGCCCCGCCTCCACGAAGTCCTCCTGGCCGAGCTGCGGGCCGCCGGGCTGCTGGACATGGATGACGCCGCGATCGACGCCTCGCACGTCAGAGCCCTCA AAAGGGGGGCTCACACCGGACCTTCGCCAGTCGACCGCGCCCGCCCGGGGAGCAAGCACCACCTCATCGTCGACCGGCACGGAACCCCACTCGTCGTCTCCCTGACCAGCGGAAACCGTCACGACGTCACCCAGCTCATGCCTCTGCTCAACGCGATACCCCGCATCCGCGGGCTTCGAGGACGGCCACGTCACCGACCCCGCCGACTCTTCGCCGACCGCGGCTACGACTTCGACAAGTACCGGCGCCTGATCCGGGCCCGCGGGATCACCCCCAGGATCGCCCGCCGCGGCACACTTCACGGCTCCGGCCTGGGCAAGACCCGCTGGGTCGTCGAGCGCACCTTCGCCTGGCTCCACCAGTTCAAACGCCTTCGAATCCGCTACGAGATACGAGCCGACCTCCACCTCGGACTCCTCCAACTCGCCTGCAGCATCATCTGCTTACGGCGACTCCGAACCTCATTCTGA